A window of Solea solea chromosome 18, fSolSol10.1, whole genome shotgun sequence contains these coding sequences:
- the slc4a1ap gene encoding kanadaptin isoform X1 — protein MAASPPSDMSMENTDEEMSSVVETEECSVTENGDKPGENDPTITEPQTDDPFKKPALFAAPSVASKRSNVASSSKPKTDETISVKENNEVENVETTSDTLPQPPNENLPVGKRQEEDNGGEKDNCISTVKNKPDAKPRVLPKGPIAGNFPPLPYTEPPWGGRASDIPYSLEILKNGTIVDTVPLTHNSFFVVGRLPVCDVSLEHPSISRYHAVIQYRGQAGEEECVGEEKGFYVHDLGSTHGTVVNKNKIPPKTYIRLRVGHVLKFGGSTRLFILQGPEFDEEEESDLTVTELRERTRKQKDLLEKRMMGDGSDDDDLEEKEEKDEGEKKHQGKPSKEDSGCSWGMDEEVVPEEDENEENPFSTEFQEDQEAAYLKDPKKALQGFYDREGEELEFEYEDKSHGMWLCRIKLPVDDALGRQLVAEVTHTGKKKDTAVQCCLEACRMLEARGLLRQEAVSRKRKKKNWEDEDYYDSDDDTFLDRTGTVERKRQERMKKAGKISERPETYESLVAKLSEVEKELEETQKKLNAGRGDSSGSSKEDSLDAFMTAVKSEAAMDAVERRRLHVHVADLRKDAQRLRKLVELTRPAQMPSLLPSGSEAEKPKKTLPLFGAMKGGSKFKLKTGTIGKLPPKRPNLPAELFNMKEVPPGEEEEEEEEERDEEAEENEDKDDLLCPSSQASNDEESSAAKCEESTSSKQQREEGQSSERKAHSHKSRKGGDCAKAVEQEPEHQSNKATVTSSLKSKAAEPSPKNKKRVMGPSKPPAQLSGQYPEDDPDYSVWLPPTGQSGDGRTHLNDKYGY, from the exons ATGGCCGCCTCCCCGCCGTCAGACATGAGCATGgaaaacacagatgaagaaaTGAGCTCTGTAGTGGAAACTGAAGAGTGTTCTGTGACAGAAAATGGTGACAAACCTGGAGAAAACGACCCGACCATAACTGAACCACAAACGGATGACCCGTTTAAGAAACCAGCTCTTTTCGCTGCACCTTCTGTGGCCAGCAAACGCAGTAACGTCGCTTCTTCGTCTAAACCAAAGACGGACGAAACAATAAGCGTGAAGGAAAACAACGAAGTCGAAAATGTTGAAACTACCAGTGACACTTTACCACAGCCTCCTAATGAAAATTTACCCGTGGGGAAACGCCAAGAAGAGGACAACGGGGGCGAAAAGGACAATTGTATCTCTACTGTCAAAAACAAGCCTGACGCTAAACCCAGGGTGCTTCCCAAAGGACCCATAGCTGGAAATTTTCCCCCTCTACCATACACAGAGCCACCGTGGGGTGGCCGGGCTTCAGATATTCCTTACTCGCTTGAAATACTCAAAAATGGCACCATAGTGGACACGGTGCCTCTGACCCATAACAGTTTCTTCGTGGTCGGACGTTTACCCGTGTGTGATGTGTCTCTGGAGCACCCGTCCATCTCCAGGTACCACGCCGTGATCCAGTACCGTGGGCAGGCCGGAGAGGAGGAGTGTGTCGGGGAGGAGAAGGGCTTTTACGTCCATGACCTGGGCAGCACACACGGTACCGTGGTTAACAAGAACAAGATTCCACCTAAGACTTACATCAGACTCCGCGTGGGTCACGTTTTGAAGTTTGGTGGGAGCACGAGACTTTTTATCCTGCAG GGTCCAGAGtttgatgaggaggaggagtcagatTTAACCGTGACGGAGCTGAGGGAGCGCACCCGCAAACAGAAAGATTTGCTGGAGAAAAGGATGATGGGAGATGGttcagatgatgatgacttggaggagaaagaggagaaggatgAAGGGGAAAAGAAGCACCAGGGCAAACCATCCAAAGAAGATTCAGGCTGTTCCTGGGGAATGG ATGAGGAAGTTGTTCCAGAGGAAGATGAGAATGAGGAAAACCCATTCTCGACAGAGTTCCAGGAGGATCAAGAGGCTGCATACCTGAAAGACCCCAAGAAGGCTTTGCAGGGCTTCTATGACAGGGAAG gtgaaGAGCTGGAGTTTGAGTATGAAGACAAGAGTCATGGCATGTGGCTTTGCAGAATAAA ACTGCCAGTGGATGACGCCTTGGGCCGACAACTAGTTGCTGAGGTGACCCACACAGGGAAGAAGAAAGACACAGCCGTCCAGTGCTGCCTGGAGGCTTGCAGAATGTTGGAAGCCAGAGGGCTGCTGCGGCAGGAAGCAG TTTCCCGCAAACGCAAGAAGAAGAACTGGGAAGACGAGGACTACTACGACAGTGATGATGACACCTTCCTGGATCGAACAGGCACCgtggagaggaagaggcagGAGCGAATGAAAAAGGCTGGAAAGATTTCGGAGCGGCCTGAGACCTATGAGTCATTG GTGGCCAAACTGTCCgaggtggagaaggagctggAAGAAACCCAGAAAAAGCTAAATGCTGGAAGGGGAG ACTCTTCTGGCTCTTCTAAGGAGGACTCGCTGGATGCCTTTATGACCGCAGTGAAAAGCGAGGCGGCGATGGACGCAGTGGAGCGCAGGAGGCTTCACGTCCACGTCGCCGACTTGCGCAAAGACGCCCAGCGACTCCGCAAGCTGGTGGAGCTCACGCGGCCCGCGCAGATGCCATCGCTTCTACCGAG TGGCTCGGAGGCCGAGAAGCCGAAGAAGACCTTACCACTGTTTGGAGCCATGAAGGGAGGAAGCAAATTCAAACTGAAGACCGGTACCATCGGG AAGTTGCCTCCTAAGCGGCCCAACCTGCCCGCGGAGCTCTTCAACATGAAAGAAGTTCCACCTggcgaagaagaagaggaagaggaggaagaaagagacgAAGAGGCAGAGGAAAACGAGGATAAAGACGATCTGCTGTGTCCAAGCTCCCAGGCGTCCAATGATGAAGAGTCTAGTGCAGCTAAGTGTGAAGAGAGCACGTCGTCCAAGCAGCAAAGAGAGGAAGGACAGTCCAGTGAGAGGAAAG CGCACAGCCACAAATCCAGAAAAGGTGGAGACTGTGCTAAAGCGGTGGAACAAGAACCTGAACACCAGAGCAACAAGGCTACAGTCACATCCAGTCTAA AGTCCAAAGCAGCTGAGCCCAGTCCCAAAAACAAGAAGAGAGTGATGGGTCCCAGCAAG CCACCAGCGCAGCTCTCAGGACAGTATCCAGAGGACGACCCTGATTATTCTGTGTGGCTTCCTCCGACAG GTCAGAGTGGAGACGGACGCACGCACCTCAATGACAAGTACGGCTACTGA
- the si:dkey-16j16.4 gene encoding uncharacterized protein si:dkey-16j16.4, which produces MLKTLTKKLRRHSLNEIHPFQLKISYHGGGEGVESDDSEGENQELAQIDRERRRNCALTPLATSQQHNQGPLSPTRLRRLRLLLDANLDHHSSEEELERISRGDNRKWVSALPQRHGDHLSSASSDEEVRDLCGCGSPAASARQLVEPGACLVASPSPVLFSSSPPRSFKPPPMRFQLQVVQPVARPIILTHFDQTAPYRKHRHSYGGEPGRPSLDLEKMQQKMLLKKNCGGKTRTIKIRNLTGSRPAPRYTYDPSIFAFRSLSTVPPCSPLTTCEDPPCS; this is translated from the exons ATGCTGAAGACGCTGACGAAGAAGCTAAGAAGACATTCCCTCAATGAGATTCATCCTTTCCAGCTGAAG ATTTCTTACCACGGTGGTGGAGAGGGAGTGGAGAGTGATGACTCGGAGGGGGAGAACCAGGAACTTGCACAGATAGACAGAG AAAGACGGAGAAATTGTGCCCTCACCCCCTTGGCCACCAGCCAGCAGCACAACCAGGGTCCCCTCTCTCCAACTCGATTACGCCGCCTCCGCCTCCTCTTAGATGCCAATCTGGATCATCACTCTTCAGAGGAAGAGCTTGAGCGAATCAGCCGTGGTGACAACAGGAAGTGGGTGTCTGCACTTCCACAGCGCCATGGAGATCACCTCAGCAGTGCCTCCAGTGATGAGGAGGTGCGGGACCTCTGTGGCTGCGGGTCCCCTGCTGCCTCTGCTAGGCAGCTGGTTGAGCCAGGCGCTTGCTTGGTTGCATCCCCAAGTCCCGTGCTCTTTAGCTCCAGTCCGCCACGAAGCTTCAAGCCACCTCCCATGCGCTTTCAGCTGCAGGTGGTTCAACCAGTGGCACGACCTATTATTTTGACCCACTTTGACCAGACAGCACCTTACAGAAAGCATCGGCACAGCTACGGCGGGGAGCCAGGGAGGCCCAGTCTGGACCTGGAAAAAATGCAGCAA AAAATGCTGCTAAAGAAGAACTGTGGAGGCAAAACACGGACGATAAAGATTCGG aaTCTGACCGGCAGTCGTCCCGCGCCCAGGTACACTTACGATCCCTCCATCTTCGCCTTCCGCTCCCTGAGCACAGTTCCTCCCTGCAGTCCACTGACCACATGTGAGGACCCTCCCTGCTCTTAA
- the slc4a1ap gene encoding kanadaptin isoform X2, translated as MAASPPSDMSMENTDEEMSSVVETEECSVTENGDKPGENDPTITEPQTDDPFKKPALFAAPSVASKRSNVASSSKPKTDETISVKENNEVENVETTSDTLPQPPNENLPVGKRQEEDNGGEKDNCISTVKNKPDAKPRVLPKGPIAGNFPPLPYTEPPWGGRASDIPYSLEILKNGTIVDTVPLTHNSFFVVGRLPVCDVSLEHPSISRYHAVIQYRGQAGEEECVGEEKGFYVHDLGSTHGTVVNKNKIPPKTYIRLRVGHVLKFGGSTRLFILQGPEFDEEEESDLTVTELRERTRKQKDLLEKRMMGDGSDDDDLEEKEEKDEGEKKHQGKPSKEDSGCSWGMDEEVVPEEDENEENPFSTEFQEDQEAAYLKDPKKALQGFYDREGEELEFEYEDKSHGMWLCRIKLPVDDALGRQLVAEVTHTGKKKDTAVQCCLEACRMLEARGLLRQEAVSRKRKKKNWEDEDYYDSDDDTFLDRTGTVERKRQERMKKAGKISERPETYESLVAKLSEVEKELEETQKKLNAGRGDSSGSSKEDSLDAFMTAVKSEAAMDAVERRRLHVHVADLRKDAQRLRKLVELTRPAQMPSLLPSGSEAEKPKKTLPLFGAMKGGSKFKLKTGTIGKLPPKRPNLPAELFNMKEVPPGEEEEEEEEERDEEAEENEDKDDLLCPSSQASNDEESSAAKCEESTSSKQQREEGQSSERKESKAAEPSPKNKKRVMGPSKPPAQLSGQYPEDDPDYSVWLPPTGQSGDGRTHLNDKYGY; from the exons ATGGCCGCCTCCCCGCCGTCAGACATGAGCATGgaaaacacagatgaagaaaTGAGCTCTGTAGTGGAAACTGAAGAGTGTTCTGTGACAGAAAATGGTGACAAACCTGGAGAAAACGACCCGACCATAACTGAACCACAAACGGATGACCCGTTTAAGAAACCAGCTCTTTTCGCTGCACCTTCTGTGGCCAGCAAACGCAGTAACGTCGCTTCTTCGTCTAAACCAAAGACGGACGAAACAATAAGCGTGAAGGAAAACAACGAAGTCGAAAATGTTGAAACTACCAGTGACACTTTACCACAGCCTCCTAATGAAAATTTACCCGTGGGGAAACGCCAAGAAGAGGACAACGGGGGCGAAAAGGACAATTGTATCTCTACTGTCAAAAACAAGCCTGACGCTAAACCCAGGGTGCTTCCCAAAGGACCCATAGCTGGAAATTTTCCCCCTCTACCATACACAGAGCCACCGTGGGGTGGCCGGGCTTCAGATATTCCTTACTCGCTTGAAATACTCAAAAATGGCACCATAGTGGACACGGTGCCTCTGACCCATAACAGTTTCTTCGTGGTCGGACGTTTACCCGTGTGTGATGTGTCTCTGGAGCACCCGTCCATCTCCAGGTACCACGCCGTGATCCAGTACCGTGGGCAGGCCGGAGAGGAGGAGTGTGTCGGGGAGGAGAAGGGCTTTTACGTCCATGACCTGGGCAGCACACACGGTACCGTGGTTAACAAGAACAAGATTCCACCTAAGACTTACATCAGACTCCGCGTGGGTCACGTTTTGAAGTTTGGTGGGAGCACGAGACTTTTTATCCTGCAG GGTCCAGAGtttgatgaggaggaggagtcagatTTAACCGTGACGGAGCTGAGGGAGCGCACCCGCAAACAGAAAGATTTGCTGGAGAAAAGGATGATGGGAGATGGttcagatgatgatgacttggaggagaaagaggagaaggatgAAGGGGAAAAGAAGCACCAGGGCAAACCATCCAAAGAAGATTCAGGCTGTTCCTGGGGAATGG ATGAGGAAGTTGTTCCAGAGGAAGATGAGAATGAGGAAAACCCATTCTCGACAGAGTTCCAGGAGGATCAAGAGGCTGCATACCTGAAAGACCCCAAGAAGGCTTTGCAGGGCTTCTATGACAGGGAAG gtgaaGAGCTGGAGTTTGAGTATGAAGACAAGAGTCATGGCATGTGGCTTTGCAGAATAAA ACTGCCAGTGGATGACGCCTTGGGCCGACAACTAGTTGCTGAGGTGACCCACACAGGGAAGAAGAAAGACACAGCCGTCCAGTGCTGCCTGGAGGCTTGCAGAATGTTGGAAGCCAGAGGGCTGCTGCGGCAGGAAGCAG TTTCCCGCAAACGCAAGAAGAAGAACTGGGAAGACGAGGACTACTACGACAGTGATGATGACACCTTCCTGGATCGAACAGGCACCgtggagaggaagaggcagGAGCGAATGAAAAAGGCTGGAAAGATTTCGGAGCGGCCTGAGACCTATGAGTCATTG GTGGCCAAACTGTCCgaggtggagaaggagctggAAGAAACCCAGAAAAAGCTAAATGCTGGAAGGGGAG ACTCTTCTGGCTCTTCTAAGGAGGACTCGCTGGATGCCTTTATGACCGCAGTGAAAAGCGAGGCGGCGATGGACGCAGTGGAGCGCAGGAGGCTTCACGTCCACGTCGCCGACTTGCGCAAAGACGCCCAGCGACTCCGCAAGCTGGTGGAGCTCACGCGGCCCGCGCAGATGCCATCGCTTCTACCGAG TGGCTCGGAGGCCGAGAAGCCGAAGAAGACCTTACCACTGTTTGGAGCCATGAAGGGAGGAAGCAAATTCAAACTGAAGACCGGTACCATCGGG AAGTTGCCTCCTAAGCGGCCCAACCTGCCCGCGGAGCTCTTCAACATGAAAGAAGTTCCACCTggcgaagaagaagaggaagaggaggaagaaagagacgAAGAGGCAGAGGAAAACGAGGATAAAGACGATCTGCTGTGTCCAAGCTCCCAGGCGTCCAATGATGAAGAGTCTAGTGCAGCTAAGTGTGAAGAGAGCACGTCGTCCAAGCAGCAAAGAGAGGAAGGACAGTCCAGTGAGAGGAAAG AGTCCAAAGCAGCTGAGCCCAGTCCCAAAAACAAGAAGAGAGTGATGGGTCCCAGCAAG CCACCAGCGCAGCTCTCAGGACAGTATCCAGAGGACGACCCTGATTATTCTGTGTGGCTTCCTCCGACAG GTCAGAGTGGAGACGGACGCACGCACCTCAATGACAAGTACGGCTACTGA